Proteins encoded together in one Impatiens glandulifera chromosome 1, dImpGla2.1, whole genome shotgun sequence window:
- the LOC124919489 gene encoding probable aquaporin NIP5-1 — MPGDHENIPTPPASAPATPGTPGGPLFTSLRIDSLSYDRERKSMPRCKCLPITAPTFGAPNTCLTDFPIPDVSLTRKLGAEFVGTFILIFAATAGPIVNQKYNGAESLIGNAACAGLAVMIIILSTGHISGAHLNPSLTIAFAVLRHFPWIQVPAYIAAQVSASICASFALKGVFHPFLNGGVTVPSVGNGQAFALEFLITFNLLFVVTAVATDTRAVGELAGIAVGATVMLNILVAGPSSGGSMNPVRTLGPAVATGNYTSLWIYIIAPTLGAIAGAGIYSLVKLQPEETDPPRPRSFRR; from the exons atGCCAGGAGATCATGAGAACATTCCAACACCGCCGGCGTCGGCGCCGGCGACACCAGGTACTCCGGGAGGACCGTTATTTACGTCTTTGAGGATAGATTCACTGTCGTATGACCGTGAAAGGAAGTCAATGCCCAGATGCAAGTGTTTGCCGATAACCGCTCCAACTTTCGGTGCTCCGAACACGTGCCTTACCGATTTCCCCATTCCCGACGTTTCTCTCACTAGAAAG cTCGGAGCAGAGTTCGTGGGGACATTTATCCTGATATTCGCAGCCACCGCAGGTCCTATCGTAAACCAAAAATACAATGGAGCTGAATCGTTGATCGGGAATGCAGCATGTGCTGGATTAGCGGTTATGATCATCATCTTATCGACGGGCCACATATCGGGTGCCCATTTGAATCCGTCACTCACTATAGCGTTCGCTGTTTTACGCCATTTTCCTTGGATTCAAGTTCCAGCTTATATTGCGGCTCAAGTTTCTGCATCAATTTGTGCTTCGTTTGCACTCAAAGGTGTTTTCCATCCATTCCTTAATGGTGGAGTAACTGTCCCTTCGGTTGGGAATGGGCAGGCTTTCGCTCTCGAGTTTCTCATTACTTTCAATCTTCTCTTCGTTGTCACCGCGGTTGCTACTGACACTCGAGCT GTTGGAGAGTTGGCTGGAATCGCAGTTGGCGCAACGGTTATGCTCAACATTCTTGTTGCGGG GCCATCGAGTGGTGGTTCGATGAATCCAGTGAGAACATTAGGGCCGGCAGTAGCAACAGGTAACTACACGTCGCTTTGGATATACATAATAGCCCCAACACTAGGAGCCATAGCCGGTGCTGGAATCTACTCACTCGTAAAACTCCAGCCAGAGGAAACCGATCCACCTCGACCTAGAAGCTTCCGTCGCTAA